One Pelagicoccus enzymogenes DNA window includes the following coding sequences:
- a CDS encoding ExbD/TolR family protein — translation MKNRRMFAEKKSTEEINMSPLIDMVFILLIFFIVTTVFVEETGVEVNKPQAASASDLEKNSILIAITENGNVVYGGKDVGVSGVRPIIRRLYQKEKMPVIIQADRKSITDTLVRVIDEAKLAGAISVSLSTED, via the coding sequence ATGAAAAACAGACGAATGTTCGCCGAGAAGAAGAGCACTGAGGAGATCAACATGTCTCCTCTGATCGACATGGTTTTCATTTTGTTGATCTTCTTCATCGTAACCACGGTCTTCGTGGAAGAGACCGGTGTGGAAGTAAACAAGCCTCAGGCGGCCTCCGCTTCCGATCTGGAAAAGAATAGCATCTTGATCGCGATTACGGAGAACGGAAACGTTGTCTACGGTGGCAAGGATGTTGGCGTGAGCGGAGTTCGACCTATCATTCGTCGCCTCTACCAGAAGGAAAAGATGCCAGTCATTATCCAGGCGGATCGTAAGTCGATTACGGATACGCTGGTGAGGGTGATCGATGAAGCCAAGTTGGCGGGGGCGATTTCCGTAAGCCTCTCTACCGAGGACTAA
- a CDS encoding MotA/TolQ/ExbB proton channel family protein, with amino-acid sequence MTDFFQESFLPIWNAGGTLMYPLVGLALLIFFTGMEIVVYLNELRGKPASDRTIEDWVNTPSHAGGEIQSMIEYGKAALPDQRDVINRFSEMRNEHIARIDRRRTMLAVFVSAAPLTGLLGTVIGMLSTFKGLAISSGGQTVNMVADGISEALITTQLGLVIAIPGYILMMLIEKRQNALDTLITRIEATIARKARQANWEI; translated from the coding sequence ATGACGGATTTTTTCCAGGAGAGCTTCTTGCCTATTTGGAACGCGGGCGGAACGCTAATGTATCCGCTGGTTGGATTAGCGTTGCTCATCTTTTTCACGGGCATGGAGATCGTTGTCTACCTCAACGAGCTTAGAGGCAAGCCAGCCAGCGATCGGACGATCGAGGATTGGGTTAATACGCCCAGCCATGCGGGTGGTGAGATCCAGAGTATGATCGAATACGGCAAAGCCGCTTTGCCCGACCAGCGAGATGTAATAAACCGGTTCAGCGAGATGCGAAACGAGCACATTGCCCGAATCGACCGTCGCCGTACGATGCTTGCTGTTTTCGTGAGCGCGGCTCCATTGACCGGCTTGTTGGGTACGGTGATTGGAATGCTTAGCACTTTCAAGGGCCTTGCCATCAGCTCTGGCGGGCAAACCGTGAACATGGTCGCCGACGGTATTTCGGAGGCTCTGATCACGACGCAGCTGGGGCTCGTTATAGCGATTCCAGGATATATTTTGATGATGCTTATCGAAAAGCGTCAGAACGCTTTGGATACGCTGATCACGCGTATCGAAGCCACCATCGCGCGAAAGGCGCGGCAAGCGAATTGGGAGATTTAG